CCTCACCGGCCGAAATTTCCTGCAACTTGGCCAAAGACAACTGCGCCCGCAGCTGTTCGGCACTGCCATTGACCCGATAAAGCACACGGTCGCCATCGACACTCTGCAGACGTGCGCCAAAAGGCTCCAGCAAACGCCCGAGCGCCGCATAGTGCTCCAGATTCATCCCCTGCACTTCCAGCAGTTGCTCGCTCGATGCGCCCGGCTTAGCGGCAAAACGTGGTGCCAGGCGTTGGCTGACCGCCAGCATCACCGCGTCGGCCAGCGCGGCGGCATCGGCGCCCTGCACGCTACCGGCTTCTTTCTTATCGCCCAACCACAAACGCCACTTGGCTTGCCATTGGCCACCCTCTTCACGGGCATGCACCGCCAGCAGAGCGTCGGCATTGTAACGGTCGGATGCGCCCCGCAGCGGTGCCGGGTCTGCACTTTCCAGATTCGGCGCAGTGGCGACAATCTGCTCGTTCAGGTCCGCCAGCGGCAACCGCAGCGGCAGCCCACGATGTTGCGCCGCTCGAAGCAGTGGCGTGGCACTGGCTTGGCCATCGCCGACCAGGCTCGAACCTTCACTGGAATCGTTCAACCACCAGCCGAGGATCGACGGCCGATTGGCACCCCACACAGCCAACCCGGCACGCCGCAAGGCCTGTTCGGTGGTGGCCGGATCGAAATCGACTTTCAGCACCTCCGGTGGCCCGGCGTCATAGCCGAACTGACTGATGATCTGTTGAGGGTCTTTGCGCACAGCCGCCAGACCAGGGCTTTGCGCCGCCTTGGGGTCGCCGGTCAGGCGCAACACCAACGTATCCAGCGCCCGCTGAGTCGCCTGATCGCGCTCCTCCGGCGTCTGACTACTGACCGGCTCGCGCACTTGATAGAGGCCTTTGACGGTTTCGGCATGGCAGGTCAAGCTGACCACGGATAAACAGCCCACGAACAAGCATTTAAGAAAACGCATGAAAGATTCCTGACGACAAGAGCGGCTGGAACAAACCGCATGAACATGAAGACGATTGAGCTAGGCTGTGACCACACACTCAAGCAAAACATTCACACGATCACATTAAGTTTTCGCACTGTCATAACGATAGACGGTTAGCGTCAATACCTTATACAGCCATGTGGGACGCCACCAATACGCGCAATATCGGTTTTTTTAACGCGATATGCCTCTACCCGTCGGCACGAGGATGGCCGCTGCCCCTCAAGCCTGATAAAATCGCGCGCCTTCGCAGACCGGCAACAGCCGGGCGCCCTGAAATTCGCGGATGGCAATTGCCCTTCGCCTGCTTCAGTGGCCCCACTGGACTCGGTCGTTACCCCTGAATCCCCCCTAAAGGCCTGGATCATGAGCAAGCAACCCTCCCTGAGCTACAAGGACGCCGGTGTAGACATCGACGCCGGTGAAGCATTGGTCGAACGCATCAAGAGCGTCGCCAAGCGCACTGCGCGCCCGGAAGTCATGGGCGGCCTGGGCGGTTTCGGCGCCCTCTGCGAAATCCCGGCCGGTTACAAACAACCGGTGCTGGTATCGGGCACTGACGGCGTCGGCACCAAGCTGCGCCTGGCGCTGAACCTGAACAAGCACGACAGCATCGGCATCGACCTGGTTGCCATGTGCGTGAACGACCTGGTGGTCTGCGGCGCCGAGCCGCTGTTCTTCCTGGACTACTACGCCACCGGCAAACTGAACGTCGAAACCGCGACCCAGGTCGTGACCGGCATCGGCGCTGGCTGTGAACTGTCCGGCTGCTCCCTGGTCGGCGGCGAAACCGCTGAAATGCCTGGCATGTACGAAGGCGAAGACTACGACCTGGCCGGCTTCTGCGTCGGCGTCGTGGAAAAAGCCGAAATCATCGACGGTTCTAAAGTCGCTGCCGGCGATGCCCTGCTCGCCCTGCCGTCTTCCGGCCCGCACTCCAACGGCTACTCGCTGATCCGCAAGATCATCGAAGTGTCCGGTGCAGACATCGAAAACATCCAGCTCGACGGCAAGCCGCTGACCGATCTGCTGATGGCCCCGACCCGCATCTACGTGAAGCCGCTGCTCAAGCTGATCAAAGAAACGGGCGCCGTCAAAGCCATGGCCCACATCACTGGTGGCGGCCTGCTGGACAACATCCCGCGCGTGCTGCCAAAAGGCGCTCAAGCGGTGGTTGACGTCGCGAGCTGGACCCGCCCTGCGGTGTTCGATTGGCTGCAAGAGAAAGGCAACGTCGACGAAAACGAAATGCACCGCGTGCTGAACTGCGGCGTCGGCATGGTCATCTGCGTTGCTCAAGAGCACGTTGAAACCGCACTGAACGTACTGCGTGAAGCTGGCGAGCAGCCTTGGGTCATCGGCCAGATCGCCACCGCCGCCGAAGGCGCGGCTCAGGTCGACCTGAAGAACCTTAAGGCTCATTAATGTCCGTAACCTGTGATGTGGTGGTGCTGCTGTCCGGCACCGGCAGTAACTTGCAGGCCTTGATCGACAGCACGCGGACCGGCGACAGCCCGGCCCGCATCGCTGCGGTGATCTCCAACCGCGCCGACGCCTACGGCCTGCAACGCGCCAGGGACGCGGGTATCGACACCCGCACCCTGGATCACAAGGCTTTCGAAGGTCGCGAGGCCTTCGATGCCGCGCTGATCGAACTGATCGACGCCTTCAACCCCAAACTCGTGGTACTGGCCGGCTTCATGCGCATTCTCAGCGCTGACTTCGTGCGCCACTATCAGGGTCGCCTGCTCAATATCCATCCCTCGCTGCTGCCCAAACACAAAGGGTTACACACCCATCAGCGCGCGCTGGAGGCCGGCGACGCTGAACACGGCTGTTCCGTGCACTTCGTCACCGAGGAACTCGATGGCGGACCACTGGTCGTACAGGCAGTAATACCGGTAGAGTTGCACGATTCGCCGCAGAGTCTGGCGCAGCGAGTCCACACCCAGGAACACCTGATCTACCCGATGGCCGTACGCTGGTTTGCCGAAGGCCGTTTATCACTCGGTGAACAAGGTGCTTTACTGGACGGACAGTTACTCGCGGCCAGCGGCCACTTGATTCTAACCTAGGAGATTTTATGCGTCGCGCCCTGCTCTTCGCTTGCGCTCTGCTCGCCCTGCCATTTGCGCAGGCCGCAGACCTTCAACCCTTCTCCGCCAGCTACACCGCCGACTGGAAACAGCTGCCCATGAGCGGCACCGCCGAGCGCAGCCTGACCAAGGGAACCAATGGCGTCTGGAAGCTCAGCTTCAAGGCGTCGATGATGATTGCCAGCCTGACCGAAGAAAGCACCCTGACGCTGGACAAGGACACGCTGCTGCCACAGTCCTACCACTTCGAGCGCGGCGGCCTGGGCAAAGCCAAGAAAGCTGATCTGGACTTTGACTGGACCACCAAAATGGTCACCGGTACTGATCGAGGTGATGCCGTCAAGCTTCCACTCAATCGCGGCATGGTCGACAAGTCCACCTATCAACTGGCACTGCAGCATGACGTAGCCGCCGGCAAGAAAAGCATGAGCTATCAAGTCGTCGATGACGGCGAAGTCGATACCTATGACTTCCGCGTGCTGGGTTCAGAGAAAGTCGACACCAAGGCCGGCCAGATCGATGCGATCAAGGTCGAACGCGTACGCGATCCGACTCAAAGCAAGCGCATCACCGTGCTGTGGTTCGCCAAGGATTGGGATTACTTGCTGGTCCGTCTGCAACAGGTTGAAACCGACGGCAAGGAGTACAACATCATGCTCCTCGACGGTACGGTCAACGGCAAGACGGTCAAAGGCAGCTGATCCGCAACAAAATGAAAGCCCCGCAAACGCGGGGCTTTTTTTCGTCTGGCATTGGGTTGGATTAGAGCGATCAGCGCACGGTAAAGCGTTGTTGAGCCAGCAGACGGTCGCCCTGGAACACCATGAAACGCCATTCACCGGGAACAACTTCATGACTTTCGGTGAACTCGAAGGCCATCAGGTCCTGCGGAGCACCAGGTACCAGTTTCTGAGTGACTTCCAGCTTGTCGTGACGCACGCCATCCGGAGTACGAATGCCCGGCGTGAAATAGAGCAACGTCAGCGGCTGGTCTTCGGCGACCTTGCCGGCCAACTGGTAGCGCATACCGAATTTGGCGCCCAATTTGGCGGGGACGATTTCGGTTTGCTGGATCTGTTCATTGCTGCGACGCAAAACCCGCTCGCCCGATTGCAGTTCGGCTTTCTGACCAGCGAACACGCCGTACTCCACCGGGCCTTCGACGCGGACTTCTGCACTGGCCAGAGCACTGACGAACATTATTGTGGCCAGGGTGACTAAGCGGGTGAGGTGCATGGTGCGCTCCTTGATTGAGATGAGCGCGAGGGTATGACGCAGGGATGACAGGTTAATGACAGATTGGCGGAGCACATCAAAAGATCGCAGCCTTCGGCAACTCCTACAGGAATGCTCTATAACTTCAGGGTCTTTTTTTGATCGAATGACTTTTCCTATTGCCCGCGAGGTTTCCCATGACTGTCACCGTCAACACTGTCTCTGCCGAAGGTTTTCGTCACAGCGTCCAGATCGATGACCACGAACTCTTTGCAGATGTGTCGAAAACCTCCGGCGGCGAAGGCACCGCGCCTGAACCACACGACTACTTCGATGCAGCCCTCGGCGCCTGCAAGGCCCTGACGCTGAAAATGTATGCGAAGAAAAAGAACATCCCGTTAACGGGCGTCGAGGTTGAGGTCAAGCGCGACAACAGTGAAGAGCAGAAAGGCAAATACGCCCTGCACGTCGAACTCACGCTCAAAGGCGTACTTACCGACGCACAGCGCGACGAGCTGCACCGCGTGGCCGACCGCTGCCCGGTCCACAAACTGATGACCCTCTCTGAAGTCAGCATCGAAACCCATCTGTCCGAAGGTGCCTTCAGCCAATAGCGGCAAGGGCTGCGCAAGCGGGTTATGCTCCCTGCGTCACCCGCTCAGCCTGGAATGCACCATGAACACGCCACTCGTGATCCGCCCTCGCGCCGAAGATGTCGAAGGCCAGCCGATTCTTCGCCCGTTGCCGTCAGCCAAATGCCGCAACGTCGGGCCTTTCGTGTTTTTCGACCACATGCTCGAAACCCGTTACCCGGCGGGCAAAGGCATGAATATCCGTCAGCATCCGCACATTGGCCTGTCCACCCTCACCTACCTGTTTGAAGGGCAAATCCAGCACAAGGACAGCCTCGGTTCCGATCAGGTGGTGAATGCTGGCGATGTCAGTTGGATGACCGCCGGCAGCGCGATTGCCCACGTCGAACGCACACCCGAAGCATTGAAGGACAGCGGCTTTACCCTGCACGGCTTGCAGATCTGGCTGGCTTCGCCCAAGGATCATGAACACGGCCCAGGGCATTACAGCCACCATCCGGCTGCCACGCTACCTGCCAGCGATATGCTTGGCGTGAAGATACGCATGATCGCCGGATCAGGCTTTTGCCTAGAATCGCCGGTCCCAGTGCTTTCTCCTACGCTGTACGCCGAATTGAACCTGCAAACGGCGACCACATTGCTGATTCCCACCGAGCATGCAGAACGGGCACTGTATGTGCTGAGCGGTGAGGTGCAACTGGATGGCGAGCTGCTGGAACCGCACTCGCTGGTGGTGTTGCCGGTCGGGGAAGAGATGACACTGTTCGCCGAGAGCGACTGTCATGCCGTGCTGTTTGGCGGCGCGCCGCTGGATGGGCCACGACGGATCAACTGGAATTTCGTGGCCAGCGATCCGGCATTGATCGATGAAGCACGTCGGCGCTGGGCGGCCGGGGATTGGCCGACAGTGCCGGGGGAAAGCGAGCGGATTGAGCTGCCGAAACACCGAAGCCCGCCAACTCCCTTGTGATTGATCGACTGATCGTTCCCATGCGCAGCAAAGGGATGCAGCCCGTGACGCTCCGCGTCACTGGACGCGGAGCGTCCCTAGAGGCATTCCCACGCAGAGCGTGGGAACGATCAAAAAACCCGCCGAAGCGGGTTTTTTTTTACAACACAGTTAAACCGACAGTTCAACCAACAGCTTGTTCAGACGGCGCACATAAGCGGCCGGGTCTTTCAAGCTGTCGCCGGCCGCCAGGGCTGCCTGATCGAACAGAATGTGCGACAGGTCGCCGAAGCGCTCGTCGCTCTGCTCGTTGTCGAGTTTCTCGATCAGCGGGTGAGCCGGGTTGAATTCGAAGATCGGCTTGGAATCCGGAACCTTCTGACCGCTGGCTTCCAGGATCTGACGCATTTGCAGGCCCAAGTCCTGCTCGCCGATGGCGAGGATCGCCGGGGAATCGGTCAGGCGGTGGGAAACCCGCACTTCAGCAACGGACTCACCCAAAGCAGTTTTGAGACGCTCAACCAGACCTTCTTTGGACTTGGCGACTTCTTCCGCGGCTTTCTTGTCTTCTTCCGAATCCAGGTTGCCGAGGTCCAGGTCACCGCGTGCCACGTCGACAAAGCTCTTGCCGTCGAAGTCGCTGAGGTAGCTCATCAACCACTCGTCGATGCGGTCGGTCAACAGCAGCACTTCGATGCCTTTCTTGCGGAAGACTTCCAGGTGCGGGCTGTTTTTGACTTGCGCGTAGGTTTCGCCAGTCAGGTAGTAAATCTTGTCCTGACCTTCCTTGGCGCGCGCCAGGTAGTCGGCCAGACCCACAACCTGCTCGCCGTCATCGCCCTGAGTGGACGCAAAACGCAGCAGGCCAGCAATTTTTTCTTTGTTGGCGAAGTCTTCTGCCGGGCCTTCTTTCATGACCTGACCGAAGTTCTTCCAGAAGCCTTTGTATTGCTCAGGCTCGTTCTTCGCCAGTTTTTCCAGCATGTCCAGAACGCGCTTGGTCAGCGCCGATTTCATGGAATCGATGATCGGGTCTTTCTGCAAGATTTCCCGCGACACGTTCAGCGACAGGTCGTTGGAGTCGACTACGCCTTTGATGAAGCGCAGGTACAGCGGCAGGAAGGACTCGGCCTGATCCATGACGAACACACGCTGCACGTACAGCTTCAGGCCTTTCGGCGCTTCACGCTGGTACAGGTCGAACGGAGCACGGGTCGGCACATAAAGCAGCGAGGTGTACTCGAGCTTGCCTTCGACCTTGTTGTGACTCCAGCTCAGCGGGTTTTCGAAATCGTGAGCGACGTGTTTGTAGAACTCCTGGTATTCCTCGTCTTTTACTTCAGTGCGAGGACGAGTCCACAGGGCGCTGGCGCGGTTGACGGTTTCCCATTCAACGGCAGGCTTGTCTTCGCCTTCAACGGCTGCCACTTCTTTCGGCAACTCGATCGGCAAGGCGATGTGGTCGGAGTACTTCTTGATGATGTTGCGCAGACGCCAGCCATCGGCGAATTCGTCTTCAGCGGACTTCAGGTGCAGGACAATGCGGGTACCACGGTCGGCTTTCTCGACAGTAGAAATTTCGAACTCGCCTTCGCCCTTGGACGACCAGTGCACGCCTTCACTGGCTGCGAGGCCGGCACGGCGGCTGAATACGTCAACTTTATCGGCGACGATGAACGCCGAGTAAAAACCAACACCGAATTGACCGATCAGGTGCGAGTCTTTTTTCTGATCGCCAGACAAGTGTTTCATGAAATCGGCAGTGCCGGACTTGGCGATGGTGCCCAGATGGGTCACCGCGTCGTCACGGCTCATGCCGATGCCGTTGTCTTCGAGGGTGACGGTTTTAGCCTCTTTGTCGAAGCTCACACGGATTTTCAGTTCAGCGCCGCCTTCCAGCAATTCAGGCTTGGCGAGGGCTTCAAAGCGTAATTTGTCGACAGCGTCAGAGGCGTTCGAGATCAATTCGCGAAGGAAAATTTCCTTGTTGGAATACAGCGAATGGATCATGAGGTGCAGCAGTTGCTTCACCTCGGTCTGGAAGCCCAGGGTTTCCTTTTGAGTTTCCACACTCATGGTCATCAAACTCCAATCAGATGGCAATGGCCGAGACCGTGAGGGTCTACGGCGGGTTGTCATCAGAGTTGGGGGCTGAGATCAGAATTTCAAGGGCTCTTCGATTTTGAAATGAGCCCGGGCCGTGGCAATAGGCTCAGCTTCACTACGTTGCCAGGCGATAATCGCCACATTGGCCACCCGACGCCCCTGTCGGCATACCTGGCATTTGGCCCAGGTATCGCGAAACTGGCCCGCGCGCAGGTAGTCGAGGGAAAAGTCGATAATCTTCGGCACGCCGGGCGAGCCGGTGAAAATCAACAGGTGCAGTGCCGCCGAGAGCTCCATGAACCCGGCAATGACCCCGCCATGAATCGCCGGCAATAAAGGATTACCAATGTTGTCCCTGTTGGCCGGCAGACGAAACAGCAGTTCATCCCCAACACGCGAGCATTCAACACCGATCAGCCTGGCGTAGGGAATCAGGTCCAGCAGCGAGGCATAGTCCCCCTGCGCATGAGCCTGTTGAAGTTGTTCCTTGAATGTGTCGGTCATTTCGCACCTCCGGCAATGGCACCCGCGAAACCTTTGGTCCCTTTGATGCCCTTGCCCATGCGCATAAACGTGCCCACCACATGGGCGATGGGCTGTTCGGGGTCGTCCTGATAGGCAAAACCGCGCGCGAAGATCACGTCCGTGGTCACCCGGTAGCATTGGGCGAAGCCGTACACGTCCTTGTGCGGCTCGGCGGCGTGCATATAGTCGACGCGCAAGTCGAGCGTCGGACAGACTTCAAACTCAGGCAGCACGCAGAGAGTGGCCATGCCGCAAGCGGTGTCCATCAGCGAGGTCAGGGCACCGCCATGAATCACCCCGGTTTGCGGGTTGCCGACGATTTGTAGGCTGTACGGCAAAATCACCGTCAGCCCTTCGCTACAGGCGTTGTGAACGCGCATGCCGAGTACCTGACAATGGCGCAATGCCGACAGGAATCGAGTCGCACGCTCAAAAACGGGGTTTTCGGTCATTGGATAAAACGCTTCTTAGTGTCTGGGCAAAATAGCGAGCCCGAGAGTAAAAGTTCCGCAGCAAAACAAACTTATATATCTGTGCAATTTGAGGAACTTAACCCTCATCGCTGTGCTCGAAAGGCCAGTAGATATTTTCCATAAGGAGAAACACCCCATGCGTAAGACTTTAGCTATTGCCTTGATGTTGACCGCTACCCTCGGTCTCGCTGCCTGCGATAAAAAATCCGAGGACAAAGCTCAAGATGCCACCAAACATGCTGAACAAGCTCAGGAAAAAATGAGCGAAGCTCAGGATAAAGTGAATGAGGCAGCAAAAGAAAACGCCGAAGCTGCCAAAGCTCAGGCCGAATCGAACGAAGCAGCGGTAAAAGAAGCCGCTCCAGCGCCGGTTCCAGCGCCAGAAGCCCCTAAAAACTAAAAACGTTTTTAGTGTGATAAAAGAAAACCCGCCCAGTGCGGGTTTTCTTTTTATTGGCAATAAGTATTAGAGCAAAACTGTTCTAAAAGTCGGACTAATCATCAGCAACAACGAACACACTAAACCCACAAACCACACCAGACTGCGCTGCCAGGCCAGATCTGCCCAATAGCACAGCAAGTAAATGACGCGCGTGATCACGAAGATGATTGCCAGCGCATCGATCAGCCATCCCGCCGTCTGCGTGGTGTGCGCCATCAACACCCCTACCGCAAACAATATGAACGCCTCGAAACTGTTCTGATGGGCCGCCAATGCGCGGGCGCCGAAACCGGTTAGTTGGGCCTGTTGCTGACGCGGCAGGTGATTGTCGTAACCGCCCTGCTCGTTCATGGCTTTGGCCACCGGAATCTTTGCCACGTAAATCAACAATGCGCTGATCAACACACACCAAAACGGAATACTCATCAAGCAGCCTCCTTGTTTGCTTCAGGCAATGGCGCCTCTGTAGGTGTATAGACCATCACATCCAGAACGTCGGAGTGAAACTCACGGCGATACAACACAAACACGACGCCGGCACTCATCAACATGAACAACCAGGGGCTGACGAACCAGGCCAGCATGGTCATGCCAAAGTAATAGGAACGCAGACCGAAGTTGAACTGGTTGGCCGCCATGGAGATGACACGCGCCGCCCGGGAAGCGAAGGCTTTACGCTCTTGCTCGGACACATGGCGCTCGCCGATCATCGGTGCCGAGCCCACGAGAATCGCCGCAAAATTGTACTGACGCATGCACCAACTGAACGTAAAGAACGCATAGACAAACACCAGCGCCAGGCATAACAACTTGATTTCCGACATGCCCTGGGAAGCCTGTTGCACCATCGGGATGTCCGCCAGCAACGACACGGCTCTGTCGGAAGCCCCCAATACCGTGAGAATACCGGCCAGGATAATCAACGTGCTGGACGCGAAGAACGAGGCGTTACGCTCCAGGTTGCCAATCACGCTGGCGTCGGCAATGCGGTTGTCGCGCAACAGCATGCGACGCATCCAGTCTTCACGGTACAGGTGCAGCACGCTGGCCAGGCACGCGGTGTCGCGGCCCTTCCATGTCGCATAGCGGGTGTAACCGCCCCAACAGATGACAAACCAGAGCGCGGCAAGGATGTGGATCAGGTTGGTGTGGATGAATGACATGCAGACCCTTGAGAGACATTGATTAAATATGTAGGAGCGAGGCTTGCCCGCGCTCCTACAGATACTCTTCGACGTTAGCGCAAGGAAAAAGACACCGCATCACGCGCATAAAAAAATGCCCCGTATCGCTTGATACGGGGCATTTCTATTTTTTGCCAGGAAGCAGCTCAAGACCCGCCTGTGGCGGGCCGTAAGTGTTAAGCCAGCGCTTCTTCGCGCTTGCCCAACAGACGGTCGCAAACCACCGCAACTACCAGCGTCATGACCGACGGCACCAGCCACGCCAGCCCCTGCTCGCTCAACGGCAGGTGAGCCAGTTGAGTCGGCATCCAGTCGGCCAGACCGGCGCCTTTGAGGGCATCGATCAAGCCGAAGATGAACGACATCAACATGACCGGACCGACGATGCGGCCCTGCTCATGCCAGAAGTCCTTGCAGAAACTGAGAGCGACCAGGGCGATGCACGGCGGGTAAATGGCGGTGAGTACCGGAATCGAGAACGCGATCAGCTTGGTGAGGCCCAAATTGGACACCAGCAGGGAGAACGCCGCCAGGATGATCACCAGGGTCTTGTAGGACAGCGGCAGCACGCGACTGAAGTATTCGGCGCAGGCGCACGTCAGACCGACCGCTGTCACCAGGCAGGCCAGAGAGATCAGCACCGCAAGGAAACCACTGCCCAGGCTGCCGAAGGTGTGTTGCACATAGGCATGCAGCACAGCGGCGCCGTTGGTCGCGCCCACTGCCACTTCATGGCTGCCCGAACCCAGGCGGAACAGGCTGACGTAGACCAGCGCCAGGCCCACCCCGGCAATCAGCCCGGCGATGATCGCGTAGCGGGTGATCAAGGCTGGCGACTCGACGCCCCGGGAACGGATCGCGTTGACGATGACAATGCCGAACACCAATGCGCCCAGGGTATCCATGGTCAGGTAACCATTGATGAACCCTTGAGAGAACGGTGCTGCGACATATTCAGGGGTAGCAACGCCGATATCCCCGGCTGGCAATGCGAATGCCGCGATGCCGAGAACGGCCAGAGCGATGATCTTCAGCGGTGCAAGGAAACGTCCTACGGTGTCCAGCAGACGGCCCGGATAGAGCGAGATGAAGAACACCAGCAGGAAGTACACCGAACTATAGAGAAACAGCGCCAGCGGGCTCTCGCCGGTCAGCGGCGCCAAGCCCACTTCAAACGATACGGTCGCGGTGCGCGGCGTCGCGAACAACGGGCCAACAGCGAGGTAGCACGCGGCTGCCAGCAGGCCACCGGCGACTTTACCGATCGGGCTGCTCAAGGCATCCATTGCACCACCGACCTTGGCCAGGGCGACAACGGTGATCACCGGCAGACCGACCGCGGTGATCAGAAAACCCAGCGCCGCCATCCAGACATTAGGCCCGGACTGCAAACCGACGAT
The window above is part of the Pseudomonas sp. B21-048 genome. Proteins encoded here:
- the brnQ gene encoding branched-chain amino acid transport system II carrier protein codes for the protein MKVLKGQDILALGFMTFALFVGAGNIIFPPIVGLQSGPNVWMAALGFLITAVGLPVITVVALAKVGGAMDALSSPIGKVAGGLLAAACYLAVGPLFATPRTATVSFEVGLAPLTGESPLALFLYSSVYFLLVFFISLYPGRLLDTVGRFLAPLKIIALAVLGIAAFALPAGDIGVATPEYVAAPFSQGFINGYLTMDTLGALVFGIVIVNAIRSRGVESPALITRYAIIAGLIAGVGLALVYVSLFRLGSGSHEVAVGATNGAAVLHAYVQHTFGSLGSGFLAVLISLACLVTAVGLTCACAEYFSRVLPLSYKTLVIILAAFSLLVSNLGLTKLIAFSIPVLTAIYPPCIALVALSFCKDFWHEQGRIVGPVMLMSFIFGLIDALKGAGLADWMPTQLAHLPLSEQGLAWLVPSVMTLVVAVVCDRLLGKREEALA